Proteins from one Porites lutea chromosome 3, jaPorLute2.1, whole genome shotgun sequence genomic window:
- the LOC140931886 gene encoding uncharacterized protein — protein MKAAGVPPLKESQIKSWWSTYHCKQKQIAEDLMEEARHLRSRQGEETGGTSNCPGIVRQENLQEERAREASDCPTGSNVIPTATNIPALATCATNPPPSASSPPPLGILTAGMIKGNSSSYVAGVVEWTFAESQSSIQGRTGRNACAFIALIMGKMWMNGSLLWPRDVLLPEPWKQSLYEAMIKGNKIHDDLFDHQAVDLAVKDAVSLADNQCGVQSLGQQIDILGLNPVHQLANFLIQEAQNHKSKSCSVIMTHQRAMLLAVNSDSAAMIADSHSHGNDGAIIACTQPGSIRLLAQWLDALMNDIWQHSLTIASITKVFYF, from the exons ATGAAGGCGGCTGGAGTTCCTCCCTTAAAGGAATCACAAATAAAAAGCTGGTGGAGTACATATCACtgcaaacaaaagcaaatagcAGAAGACTTGATGGAGGAAGCAAGACATCTAAGGTCAAGGCAAG GCGAAGAGACAGGTGGAACTAGCAACTGTCCAGGCATAGTTCGACAAGAGAATTTACAAGAAGAAAGGGCAAGGGAAGCATCAGATTGTCCAACAGGTTCCAATGTGATCCCAACAGCAACAAACATTCCTGCTTTAGCTACTTGTGCAACAAATCCCCCACCATCCGCTTCAAGTCCACCACCACTTGGAATACTAACAGCAGGCATGATTAAAGGAAATTCCTCTTCATATGTAGCAGGTGTTGTGGAGTGGACTTTTGCTGAATCACAATCAAGTATTCAAGGAAGAACAGGCAGAAATGCTTGTGCCTTTATAGCATTGATCATGGGGAAGATGTGGATGAATGGAAGTTTGCTTTGGCCAAGAGATGTCCTTCTTCCTGAGCCATGGAAACAATCATTATATGAAGCAATGATCAAAGGCAACAAAATTCATGATGATCTATTTGATCATCAAGCAGTTGATCTGGCGGTGAAGGATGCAGTTTCTCTGGCAGATAACCAGTGTGGGGTGCAGAGTCTGGGTCAGCAAATTGACATATTGGGTCTGAATCCAGTTCATCAGTTGGCTAATTTCTTAATTCAAGAGGCTCAGAATCACAAATCAAAATCTTGCAGTGTGATAATGACACATCAGCGTGCCATGCTTTTAGCAGTGAACTCTGATAGCGCTGCTATGATTGCAGATTCTCATAGTCATGGAAATGATGGAGCCATCATAGCATGCACTCAACCAGGCTCTATACGTCTCTTGGCTCAATGGCTGGATGCTTTGATGAATGACATCTGGCAGCATTCGCTAACTATAGCATCTATTACAaaagttttttacttttaa